The following nucleotide sequence is from Terriglobia bacterium.
GAGCTTGCCATGGCAGAAGCGTGACAGCTTGATGCCTTCTTCGAACAGCTCCAGCGCGCCATCCAGCGGCAACTCGCCGTTTTCGAGCTTTTTCACAATTTCTTCCAGCCGCTTCAGAGCTGTCTCGAAGTCTGGAGCCTCAGACATGACAGGGATTGTAGATGACCTGGACTATAATGAAAAGCGGTCGGCACGAAGTTATGAAAGTTCTTCCCGTTCTCCTCGTTTCTTTGCTTCTCGCCAGTTGTGCGCCCAAACCCGAACCGGTCGTGGATCAGGCCACGGTGACGGCGCGGAATGCGTCGATGCGGATGCGCAACAGTTCGACGTCGCGCACCCTCCGGGTGCTCGATACCGGCGACAAAGTCGAGGTTCTGGAACGCCAGGAGAACTGGTACCGGGTGCGCTACGGTCCCGATGTCCAGGGCTGGATGGAAGAAAGTACGATCGTCACCAACGAGATGAAGGGCCGCATCCAGAAGCTCGCCACGGACTCCGAAAACCTCGAGCCTCAGAATACGGCGGCGCTGAAACAGGATGCGAATATGCGACTCGAGCCGGGCAGATCCACCGCGATCATCCGAAGACTCGAGAGCGGAACGAAAGTCGAAGTCCTCGACCGCGTGACCAAGCCCCGGCCCGGCTCGGAAACCGCGCACGATATCTGGCTGAAGGTCCGGACCGCTCCGACCGAAGTCGGATGGATTCTGTGGAGTGCCGTCGATTTCGATATCCCGGCCGACATCGCTCCGTACAGCGAAGATTACATTTACACCGCCGTCAAAAAGATCAACAGCGTCGAGGATTCCATTGCAGGCGAAATCCACTGGTACATCGTCGGCGAGAGGAAACCGAGTTCCGATCCGAATCTCGACTTCGCGGGCATCCGCGTCTTCACATGGAATATGAAGAAGCACCGGTACGAAACCGCTTTTCGCACCAGAGGCATGCGCGGCGTGTATCCGCTTCAGGTCGGACAGCAAGGCGCCAATCCTACCTTTCGGATTTACGAACTCGGTGAGGATGGAACGACGAAAACTCCGAGAAACTTCGTCATGTACGGAGTGATTGTGCGGGAAAAGAAAGAATCATGATCCGATAGTCCCCGTCCGCCTACGCTTCTGGTTTAGCTCGAAATACGTAATCCATACATATAATCCCGGCCAGTGCCACTCCGGTGCCCGCGACGAGGACCGGAAGGTCCACGTGCTGAAGTCCTTCCATGAGCCCGCAGAACAAAATTAGCTTAATGGCCAGCGCTCTCATACACTGGTTATCGGCACGTTGCGTGCACGAAATTAACTCTTTTATGAGAGCACTCGTTAAAGATACCCCCCACAACGATTCCACATGGGCACAAGGTGTCCGGCTCGAAAACCGCGAAATTCCCGCAAACCTTGCTCCCGATGAAGTTCTCTTGAAAGTGCTGGCTGCAGGGATCTGCGGCACCGACGTGGGCATCTATAACAGCAAGAAATCGATTCGCGACGAGATGCAGAAAGCGCGGGCGGCCTCGGTCGTGATCGGCCACGAGTTTGCCGGCCGGATCGAGAAGGCGGGGCCGGAAGCCCTCACCCGGCTGGCGGAAATCATCAATACCCATCGTGTCCATGACGAGGACGCCGACCGATTCGTGCACGGCCGCCTGCCGCGGCAGGTTGCCGGGGATCCGGCTTTCCCCGAGTTCCTGAAGACCCATTACACCGTCTCGGCCGAAATGCACATTACCTGCGGCTGGTGTTATCAATGCCGTATCGGCGAACGCCATGTTTGCCGCAATACGATTATTAAAGGAGTCCATGAAGACGGAGCCTTCGCCGAATTCGTCAAGGTTCCGGTTTCGAATCTGATTCTTTTCAAGGCCGGCGAACTTCCCGTTTCGATCATCGCGTTCATGGATGCGCTCGGAAACGCCGTGCACACCGTCGAGAGTGCGAACCTCGTCGGCCAGCCGGTGCTCGTTCTCGGCTGCGGCGTGCAGGGACTGATGGCAACCGCCATCGCTCATCGCAGCGGCACCTCCCGGGTTTACGTTACCGATGTTTCGAACGAGGCTCGCGGCATCACGCATCAGATGCTTGAAAACAAGCGCTTCGAACTCGCCCGCAAATTCGGCGCTAATGATTGCTTCGACCTGGCGCTGCCGGCCGAGCGCGAGAGAATGCGGCGGACGATCCTCAGTGAGACGGACGGCTCCGGCGTCGGTGTCGCCTTTGAAATGTCGGGCAGTTATAACGCTTATCGCGATGCCTTCGATCTGCTTCGCATGGGCGGAACCCTCGTGTGCCTGGGAATTCCCGATGGCGAGATGAAGGTGGATTTCGCGCACGACGTCATCTTCAAAGGCCTGACAATTCACGGCGTCATCGGCAGGCGCCTGTTCGAAACGTGGGAAACCATGCGCAGCATGTTGAAATCGGGCCTCGCCCAGGTGTTCCTCGACAGCGGCTTCATCACCGCCGAGTTTCCGCTCGAGAAATTCGACGACGCCATGGCCCTCATCGGCCGTGGAGAAGCGTTCAAAGTGATCTTAAAGCCATGAACTTTCACCAGACCATTCGCGCCGAGCTGGAACGGCTCGAACAGACCAGGACCCTCAAAACAGAAACCATCATCGAATCCGAACAAGGCGCGGTGGTGCGCGTCGCCGGCAAAGAAGTCGTCATGCTGGCGTCGAACAACTATCTCGGACTGGCGTCGCATCCGAAAATCAAAGAGGCCGCCATACGCGGCATCAAACAATTCGGCTACGGCGTGTCGTCCGTTCGGTTTCTGTGCGGAACACTGACGGTTCACCGGGAGCTCGAAGAGAAGATTGCGGCTTTCCTCGGAACCGAAGACACGATTCTCTTTTCGTC
It contains:
- the xseB gene encoding exodeoxyribonuclease VII small subunit, yielding MSEAPDFETALKRLEEIVKKLENGELPLDGALELFEEGIKLSRFCHGKLEQAERRVEILLKNNSGQPQAVPFEAENE
- a CDS encoding SH3 domain-containing protein, whose product is MKVLPVLLVSLLLASCAPKPEPVVDQATVTARNASMRMRNSSTSRTLRVLDTGDKVEVLERQENWYRVRYGPDVQGWMEESTIVTNEMKGRIQKLATDSENLEPQNTAALKQDANMRLEPGRSTAIIRRLESGTKVEVLDRVTKPRPGSETAHDIWLKVRTAPTEVGWILWSAVDFDIPADIAPYSEDYIYTAVKKINSVEDSIAGEIHWYIVGERKPSSDPNLDFAGIRVFTWNMKKHRYETAFRTRGMRGVYPLQVGQQGANPTFRIYELGEDGTTKTPRNFVMYGVIVREKKES
- a CDS encoding alcohol dehydrogenase catalytic domain-containing protein → MRALVKDTPHNDSTWAQGVRLENREIPANLAPDEVLLKVLAAGICGTDVGIYNSKKSIRDEMQKARAASVVIGHEFAGRIEKAGPEALTRLAEIINTHRVHDEDADRFVHGRLPRQVAGDPAFPEFLKTHYTVSAEMHITCGWCYQCRIGERHVCRNTIIKGVHEDGAFAEFVKVPVSNLILFKAGELPVSIIAFMDALGNAVHTVESANLVGQPVLVLGCGVQGLMATAIAHRSGTSRVYVTDVSNEARGITHQMLENKRFELARKFGANDCFDLALPAERERMRRTILSETDGSGVGVAFEMSGSYNAYRDAFDLLRMGGTLVCLGIPDGEMKVDFAHDVIFKGLTIHGVIGRRLFETWETMRSMLKSGLAQVFLDSGFITAEFPLEKFDDAMALIGRGEAFKVILKP